ATCATAAAGTCCATGATTGATCTTTACCCTTAAGTCCCTGATACTTTGAAGGAAGTTGACTCCGTCCTGTAGGGTTTCACCTGCATGACTTTCATCAAATCTTATACCAAGGCAATTCATAAACATATGAAATATTTCAACTTTTATGAAAATTTCCACCTGGAACACCCCTTGCATTTTAAACCGCTTAAACATTGCAACTCACCAAGAATTGGGGCCAGTAATTTTTTGAATATGCTGTTTCATTAACTAGCAAAAAACGATATGGAGCCAGACGTGGTATGGATGTCCTAAGTTGAAACATGGCAAGAATGGAATTGAGCGCCATTTTATGAGCCTCGGCGGAGGGACTGGTTTCAGGGGAACTACGATTCCCGACCGCACCCGAAGTCTGGTCTCCTCATCAGCCACCTCTCAAAGTCCCTCCGCCATCTTTTGAGAGAAATCATTTCAACACCAATAATTGTAAGGCATCATGAAAATTTTAGGCGTGTATCAGCATTCACCAAAAATCCGGCCCTCCCAAGGTTCCCATCAAAGACAGAATCCTGTTAGTTGATGATGATCGACATCATCGAACCTGCCTGAAAGAATTTCCCAGAGCTTGGGGGTATGTGTGTCAGAAGCAGGAAATGGCGCATGTGGAAGGGCTTGAAATTTTACAGAAAGAGTCCGTCTCCATCATCATTACCGACAACAATATGCCACAGATGGATGGACTTGATTTCATTGAACAAGTGAATCACAGATATTCCCAGGAAATTCTCTCCATTTTTCTCATCACTGCCGAATTATCCCACCTTGTCCGTCTTCGGGCATTTAAAAACGGGGTCAATCGGGTCTTTGAAAAGCCCTTGGATTTTCAGGAGCTCTGCAATGCCGTAGACTGGGTCACAAAATTTGACATCCATCAATCGACGACCAACAAATACTCCTCCGCCAGATACTTCTAAAATTCTTTTTCTTTCAGGATGGAGGGCCGCCACCTGAGTTTCTCCAGATTATTCAGGGAATTGCTCATAGAATTACAACATGACAGCTATTTTAAAATACCGTACACCTTTTTGGAAGGACTGCTACACGACAACACCTGCTCAATCTTTTATTCGTCACCGACTCACTGTTCACTCCAAGAGACTTTTTTGTCCAATGTGATTAGCTGACACCGCTAAAAAGTTGCGCATTATTTGAATTTCCATCCTCTTCCCATCTCCTATCGGCAACTACCGATCGGCTCTAGGGACAGACGCTCTTACCTTTCGAGAGGGCCTTGTTTGCCTTAACCCCGAATGTTGCCCTGCTCCTCCGTAGTTCGCCTCCGTCCCATCCGATAAAGCCGGATAAGGCGTCCCTTGGTTTTAAGTCCTTTTGCCGAAACAAAAGGACCTCGGCTGCCGGGACGACACCCATAGCTGTTAAGCTAAGAAGAGTTTTGCTCTGGAGACAGTTGCGGGTCGACTCGGGCTTCCAGCATTGCCAGCGTCGTCATTCCGTGATCGTTGGGACTGTTTGGTACAGTGCCGCAGTAACGGCTCGAGTTCACGAGACAGATGGGCCCTCCCTTGCGCTGAACGAGATGATCATCTGTTGTGCAAGCTGAAAGGCGCGCTCCTGGAGTCGCTTGTACAACTTCTCCAGGCTGATCTCTTGGCCCGCGGTCAGCCACAGCGCGGTGATTGGCGCCGGTATGAAGGCGATGCACCCACACCGCCGTAATCCATTTGCCATAGAGTTCACAGCGCACTCGATGTTCATTGCTGGTGGTCGAGTGGTGCACGCGCAGAATCGATTTGAATTGTTTGAACACCAACTCGATCTGCCAGCGCAGCGTATACAAGGCCCGCACCATGTTGAGGGGCAGCCAGGCTTCAGGCGCATTCGTGATGAAGAGCGTCCAGTCACACCACGTCAGATGTCGAGCGTCTGAGCGGTCCGGCCTTGCTGCTGGGCGTGAGCCTTGACGCGCCGCCGCGTTGTCGGGCTATCTGGGGACTCACGCGCAAGCACACGAGGCGGCAGGGAGTTTGTTTGCTGAGGGCCCCTGGCCCAGGCGCACCAGGGATCTCCCAGGTCAGGACGGGCCCCTGGGCCAAGTAAGCGGTCGAGGTCAAGCGGCGCGCCGGTCTGGGCTACTTCGACCGTGGTGCCGACCATGAACCGGGTTAAAAAATACGCGTCGCGGGCCATGATGGCGTTCAGAGTGCGCAGCTTGAAATAGCCTTGGTCCATGAGCACGAGATCCTGCGGGTTGAGGAGAGCGGGCAGCCGATCCGTGTAGCGATTATCCGGAACCGTCCCAGCGGTGGGCTCCAGGAAGATCAGTTCTCCCTGTTTGTAGTCATAGGCGACTTGGATCTTGCAATTGGCCGGGGAGGCATTCCCGCCGGCCCCCGGCCAGACCTTCTGCAGCTTTGGGCTGACATCCCAACTCGAACTATCCACCAGCAACACGCGGCCGAAAGGCCGCAGCAACATCGTGCGTATTCCCGCCCCCTGGAATTTCTGGTGCAAGATCGTGTGCAAGCAGCGCTTGAGAAACTGAGCGGCAGAGGCCGTAAACCGCTGATGCAGGGCTTCCCGACTCATGCGGGCTTTCAGAGCCCCCACCATTCCCCCCAGCGACGGATGCTTCATCCCGAATTGTCCTAGGGTCATCAGCACCAGGAAGTCATACGGCTGGAGCACGCCTTGGCGTTGAGCGAACCCCGTTGCCTTAGCCAGCCCATTGAGGTGTTTTTTTTAAACCCCTCCACCATCCCGAACAGGGCGGCCCTCATGCTCGGCTCCCGAAGCCCTGGCAGCGAGCCAGCGCGACTTCGGCCTGCACCCAGTCGGTCATCAACGTTTTCAAACGCTGATACCGTTTGAGCCGCCGCCGGACCTCCGCCAGATCCTTCTTTGGAATAAACAGGGTGGAACTCTTGCCGGCTACGGTGAAGCTCAGTTGATGGTACGGCCCATGCTTCTTCGGCTCCTGAGGGTCTTTACACTGACACCCGGCCGTGCCGCAGACATTCCATTGGGTGGTCAGGCTCCCCGGCAGGACGGGGCCGAGGTCAGTCAGCTGAGCCTTAATGCGGTGCAGGGTGCGTTCTTCTCTCGTCATGGGGACCTCCTGGTTGAACCGATAGCCGCTATAATGCTATCGGTAATATAGCACAAAAAAAGCGCCCGGCCAGCGCTCTTTGAAAGTTTTCTGTCTCCTTAGCTTAACAGCTATGGGACGAACCCCGGCTTAAGAGGATCTCTGAAACTTTTGTACCTATACATCGGCGAAAAACTTCCCAAGACCAAGATCTCGCAATAATCGCTCCGTTCGCGTGGGCACTTCAACCTTCGTCTGTTTCTATAGAGAGCCTGTCTCTTCCAGATTCCCACCAGACTCATTTCGTGTTTCACTGTCGACACACTCCGTCTGTAACATTCGCATTGCGTGCTTCACGGAAGATAGCTTCTTAAAACTTCTGCGGCAACAATCCCCAGGCTGAACTCCATATAGAAAACCTCCTTCCACCAAACCTGCACGAAACAAGAACTAGGTGCAGTGTTTGAAGTCCTAGCTATTCCAAGCTGCCACCCTTGAAGCATGATCACTATGAGAGGGTTGCTGGCCTCTTCCTGATAAAATTAAGGATCTCAGCTAAAGATAACCTCCCCCCCTTTGGCGACACATGGGGTCAACGGTTGAACTGACGTATGCCATGGGAAAAGGGACGAAATGCGACCACATGCAGGGCTTTGTCGGCGGCCAATATCAAAAGGGATTTGATGGGAAGCTTCACAATCTCCATCCGGAAAGTACCACAGCATGTCCACAGTGGCCGATCCTGACCATGTGCTTCTTGCCAACATCGAATTCCATCGCGATGAAGGAGAAACAACCAACGACAGGACAGGAGGAGAATACCCTGCTAAGACACCGATGAGTCGTTGACATGCGGCGGAAGGGTCGGACAATTTCTCAGGGAGGATGAGCAGAGAACAGAAACCTAAACGGGGATGGAAGTTATCACCAGATTATTCCTCAAACAATACGGGTCGATTCCGGTGTGGATCCCATATCCAGGATGTCCCGGAGCGCAAGAGCCAGAGACAGCCCGTTGACCGGCTTCATCAAGAAAGCCCGAATGCCGAGTTGCTTGGCTTTCTCCTGAGTCATAGTGTGGCTAAACCCCGTACACAACAGAATGGGAATATCTGATCGAATACCTAACAAGGCACGAGATAAGGCCTCCCCGCTCATCGTCGGCATGGTTTGATCCGTCACGACCACATCAAAATCCCACGGATGTGCTCGAAACAAATCTAACGCTTCATACGGATTGACGCTCGCCACAACGGTATAGCCTAAATGGCTGAGAAATTGCGTCCCCCAGCGGGTCAGCATTTCTTCATCATCCACAAATAAGACCCTTTCCGACCCGGTCGGCCAGGCAATGATTTCCTCAGGTTTTTCTGGCGCGATCACATCCAAGCGCGGAAGAAGTACCGTAAAGGTCGTGCCCTCCCCCGGACGACTGGACACCGAAATGCCACCCCCGTGGTTGTGGACGATCCCGTGGACAACCGCCAGCCCGAGTCCCGTGCCCTCACCTGCAGGCTTGGTGGTAAAAAATGGCTCAAAAATTCTCTCGACCATTTCGAGAGGAATACCCTTTCCTGTGTCACAAATCATCACCTGAAGGTAGGAACCGGCTTTGCATAGGCCCACGCCAGGAATTCCTTCCTCAGGAATACACTCATGACCTAAGGCTATTTCCAACAGACCGCCCTCTTCCCGCATGGCATATTCCGCATTGGCACACAGATTCATAATCACTTGTTGCATTTGCGTCCGGTCACCATAAATCACCGTGGACTCAAGATCCAAAGACGTTCGAATTTCAATCGAGGAAGGAAAGCTGGCACGGACCATTTTCAGAACATCTTGAATGACCACTCGCAGATCAATGGCCTCTTTATCCTTTTCCGAGCGCCGGCTAAAGGCTAAAATTTGCTTCACAAGATCACGGGCCCGATTCCCGGCGGCGACCACTTCGTTTAAATACGATTTTAAGCGTTCATCCTGCGTAGCATAGGCCATCGCCAATTCGGAATATCCCAGGATCGCACCCAAAATATTATTAAAGTCATGGGCAATGCCCCCGGCCAAGGTCCCGATCGCCTCCATTTTTTGGGTATGCCGCAATTGCATCTCACTCAGTAATAAAGCCTCTTCGGTCCGTTTCCGCTCGGTGATATCCTCACAAGACAGTAACCACACCCGAGGCCCTGACTGTTTCTCAATGGCCTGAATCGTCTCTTTCACCCAAATGATGGTCCCGTCCTTTTTGACTTTTCTAAATTCAGGAAGAATACCTTTGGTGGATTCACGCAACCCCTTTTCCAGACCTGATTGAAACAGGGCACGGTCCTCCTCATAGACCACGGAAAACGCAGAGGTGCCGAGCAATTCCTCAACCCGATACCCCAATACTTGAGCCCCATATTGATTCACGGAAAGAATGAGACCCTGACTATTCACCGTGAAATAAATTAATGGAGTCTGATCATAGAGTTCACGATACTTGTCCTGGCTGTTTTGGACTTCTTCCTGTGCCCGCTTGCGCTCCAGTTCCGCACCTGCCCGTGCGGCAAAAATCTTCAAAAGATTATGCCCTTGAGAGGAAAGAACAAGCGGATTGGTATCCAAAAGCGCTAGATTTCCCACGACCTCATTCTGAGCATTAAAAAGAGGAATCCCGTAATACGCCTCAACTCCCAGAGCTCGAATCGTTTCACTCCGGGGAAAGAGGTGTTGGACACCGGAAGGCTGGTCCACCGGGTTACCCTGAAACACCTCTTCGCAAGGGCCTCCAATACAATCATACTCGGAGGAAGGCTCAAAATGGTCTTGCTTCCAAAAAGCCAATGTCCTGGCTTTGCTGGTATTTAGCTCAATCCGCTCTGACAAAAAGACCATGGGCACCTGAAGTGCTTTCGCCAATTCACCGACAAGGACTTCGAAGAAATTTGGAGAGCCGGGGATCACATTGCCTTTGACAATCGCCTCCAGTGCATCTTCCCATTGTTTTCTCTGCGTGATATCGCGCGAGATGACGACAGCGCGCAGTTCCCCAAGCGCCGTTTGAAAGGCCCGTCCGGTGCTTTCAAACCAATGGTACTCCCCGTTCTGATGCCGATAGCGGTAGACCGAACGACCGGAACCGTGGGTCTTCATGCCTTGACAAAACTCCTCCACCACCCTGTCTCGATCTTCAGGATGAACCGGGGCAAAGACACTCGTGCCAAGCAGATCTTGGGGGCTGTACCCAAGAGATTCCTTAAAATTCGGGCTCACATAGAGGAACCGTCCTTCTGCATCGGCTTCCGTGATCAGATCATAGGCATTTTCCATAATGGCCCGAAAGCGTTTTTCTCGTTCCTGAATGATGAGCTCAGCGGCTTTTCTGAACGTAATATCGCGAGCAAAACCCAAGACCCCGTTCTGACCATCCCGTAAAGATCCAAACGAGTCTTTCGTCACTAAAAACGTTCGGGACACTGGATGCTGCTCCTGAACCTCGACCTCAAAGGTTTGAGTTCCTGCGGATTGCATCACAAGATCATCCCCCTCGACAAACAACACATGGGCCTGGGTGCCAAAAATTTCCTGATCGGTCTTTCCGATGACCTCATGAATGGCCTTTCCCATAATCTCCGCCCCAGAAGGATTCACCAGGAGGTAACGACCATCCTGGTCCTTAACATAGACCACATCACTCATTTCTTCGAGGACAGCATCCAACAGAGCGTGGTTCCGCCTCGATATGTCCTCCGCCAACTTGCGCTCCGTGATGTCGCGTATGGTTCCTCCCCCTCGTAGCAACCGGCCATCGGCATCAAAGGTTCCCTCCCCGGTGGCCTCAAACCAACGATAACCTTTTGATTTTGTCAATAACCGGGACTCCACATGATAGGGAATCCTCTTTTCAATATGATTGGTTAAGGCCTCAAACACTCGCTCCCGATCGTCAGGGTGTAACCGTTGCTCCCAACTCCCCAGGACTCCGGGGAACTCAGATTCCTCATACCCCAACATCGCGATAAACTGAGGGGAGTACCACACCGGACAATCTGGGGAGTACCAGGGAATACCCGGACGAATTTCAGCCACCCACAACCCCTCACGAGACCCCTGAGAGGCCAGAATGAACCGCTCCACCTGCTGTCTAAGAGCATGCAATTCCTCTTGCAATTCAGATTGTGGGGTACTTGGGGACATTTTAGATTGGCGGGTCTCGGGCAATCGGGTATTATGGCTGGAACCTTCCGATTTCGAAGAAAATTGTTCAGGTGACCCTTGGGAAGATCCAAGGGAAAGCGTCAGATCTCCCAGGCGCTTTCGATGAATTTCTTCATCGGAAGGAGGAGAAGACTTTGAAAAATGGGGAGATTCCATACAGCATCTATCCTTGAAAAGCCCGGAATGACCAGCTCCTCAAGGAGTGACTCTATAATCAAACACCATGAAATATTTTTCCTATAATGTCAAGAAAAAATACGCAAAAACACCTGATCCTCAGGCGTAAGCTGGAACAGCAGGATTTCCACGCTTACCAATCATAAGATTGCAGCATCCCTGGATCAGCAGAATATGACATGCTAGACTCACCGTTCGTCCATACATTCTTCATTTGCTACCACTTATGAAAAAAGCTGTTTGCACCATCGCCGGCTCTGATTGTAGTGGAGGGGCCGGCATTCAAGCCGATCTCAAAGCCATGTCCGCAAACGGGGTGTTCGGAATGTCGGTGTTGACGTCCATTACCGCACAAAATACGCGTGGCGTCTCTGCCGTTTTTCATTTGCCTATCTCGATCATTACCGCACAACTCGATGCGCTCTTTTCCGATATTCCTGTCACCGTGATTAAAACCGGAATGCTGGCGACCTCCGACATCATCACAACCGTCAGTCGGCATCTGGCCAAACAACATCTCGAACACCTGGTTGTTGATCCGGTTATGGTCGCGAAAGGAGGGTATCCACTGCTGGAACAGGAAGCGATCGCCACTCTGAAAACCGAATTGCTTCCTCAGGCTTCCCTGCTGACCCCAAATATTGCCGAAGCCGAAATGTTATCCGGCCTCTCCATTAAAACTCTGGCCCATGCCAGAGAGGCGGCGAAAGTCATTCATCAATTCGGCTGCCAACATGTCCTGATCAAGGGCGGGCACCTGCTGGAACAGCCTGGAACCGACCTACTCTATGACGGCAGGTTTTTCCGCATGTTTAAGGGGGGATTTATTCAGACGAATACGACTCACGGAACCGGCTGTACCCTGGCCTCTGCCATTGCCGCCAACCTTGCCAAGGGGAAGTCCATCCCCGATGCGATTGAAGCCGCTAAACATTATACGACTGAGGCCATTCGTCACGGCCTTCCTCTTGGCCAGGGAAATGGCCCCACCGACCATTTCTACTTTCTGCAAGCATAGCCAACTCGTGGAGACCGCATCGCCCACAAATAGCTGGGACGGGAGGACTGAAGCTCCTGTCAGCTTTACCGGTTCATCCGGCATTGTGACGACAGGGATTTTCGCCCAACCGGCTGCTTCCACGAATCGAGCCGTAATCCTTTGCCATGGATTTCCCTCCGATAAAAACAGTCGAACCAACCGGCGGCTAACGGACCTTCTCATTCCTCAATCCATCGCAACGTTTCGATTCGATTGGTATGGGATGGGTGACTCACCGGAGCCCTTGTCACAGCTCCGCATCAAAAAATGTGAGGAACAACTGGATGCGGCCATCCACTTTCTCACCGAAAGATCCATGAAGGCTCTCGGACTCATTGGTTCCAGTTTTGGTGGATTCATGGCCATACTTTCGGCACCCCGATATCCTCATCTCCAGGCCCTGGGCCTGAAATGCCCCGTGGTCGATTTTTCTGAAGTGCTTCGCCTGGAATTGGGAGCAGACGCCATGGACCGATGGAAACGCACCAACCACATACCTGACGTCTTTGGTGGCGACCGTCCGACACCCTTGCCGTATGCCTTTTTCGAGGAATGCCTCTCCTATGACGGCTACAACTCAGCTTCACGCGTTCAAGCCCCCACACTGATTGTGCATGGGGATCAAGACGAAATCATTCCGGTCCATCAGATTGATCGATTACTGACGTCTCTGAGCGTGCCCAAGGATTTTCGTCTCATTCCCGGTGCCAACCATCAATTCGGACGGCCGGAAGATTTTCGTCTCATGACCACCCATTTGGCCAACTGGATGATCGCTCATCTGCCTCTCTCTTGAGGCGGCAGGACCCGATTTATGCCTGACCCACCACACACCAACCGTGAATTATCCCAAGCGCAACTCGAAACCATTCGTATGCTCTATCCGTTATTTAAAAACGAGGTGCTCCGGCGGCGGGAATCCATGAGCCGGTTGTCGGTATTCTACAATACCATATTAGTGTTCCTGATCATGATCATCGCGGTGATTTCCCCTGGACAGCCCGACTTCACCATGCGATGGTTAACGATTACCGGTGTGGTCATCTTGTCCGGGTTTGTGGTCTATCTGATTCTTCAACAAGCCACTCGACACCGAATGGCCAAACGACAATTAATTGAACTCGAGAGGGGGATGGGGCTGTACCAAGAAGGCTGGATGTTTTCGGGAAAAACCACCTATCCGCAACATTGGCAAACCGATTGGCTCTCAGACCGGAGCGTGGCGACGTACCTCACCATCCTCATTGTTCTTACAGGACTGGCT
The Nitrospiraceae bacterium DNA segment above includes these coding regions:
- a CDS encoding response regulator, with the protein product MSIHQKSGPPKVPIKDRILLVDDDRHHRTCLKEFPRAWGYVCQKQEMAHVEGLEILQKESVSIIITDNNMPQMDGLDFIEQVNHRYSQEILSIFLITAELSHLVRLRAFKNGVNRVFEKPLDFQELCNAVDWVTKFDIHQSTTNKYSSARYF
- a CDS encoding transposase; protein product: MTWCDWTLFITNAPEAWLPLNMVRALYTLRWQIELVFKQFKSILRVHHSTTSNEHRVRCELYGKWITAVWVHRLHTGANHRAVADRGPRDQPGEVVQATPGARLSACTTDDHLVQRKGGPICLVNSSRYCGTVPNSPNDHGMTTLAMLEARVDPQLSPEQNSS
- a CDS encoding IS4 family transposase encodes the protein MAKATGFAQRQGVLQPYDFLVLMTLGQFGMKHPSLGGMVGALKARMSREALHQRFTASAAQFLKRCLHTILHQKFQGAGIRTMLLRPFGRVLLVDSSSWDVSPKLQKVWPGAGGNASPANCKIQVAYDYKQGELIFLEPTAGTVPDNRYTDRLPALLNPQDLVLMDQGYFKLRTLNAIMARDAYFLTRFMVGTTVEVAQTGAPLDLDRLLGPGARPDLGDPWCAWARGPQQTNSLPPRVLARESPDSPTTRRRVKAHAQQQGRTAQTLDI
- a CDS encoding PAS domain S-box protein codes for the protein MESPHFSKSSPPSDEEIHRKRLGDLTLSLGSSQGSPEQFSSKSEGSSHNTRLPETRQSKMSPSTPQSELQEELHALRQQVERFILASQGSREGLWVAEIRPGIPWYSPDCPVWYSPQFIAMLGYEESEFPGVLGSWEQRLHPDDRERVFEALTNHIEKRIPYHVESRLLTKSKGYRWFEATGEGTFDADGRLLRGGGTIRDITERKLAEDISRRNHALLDAVLEEMSDVVYVKDQDGRYLLVNPSGAEIMGKAIHEVIGKTDQEIFGTQAHVLFVEGDDLVMQSAGTQTFEVEVQEQHPVSRTFLVTKDSFGSLRDGQNGVLGFARDITFRKAAELIIQEREKRFRAIMENAYDLITEADAEGRFLYVSPNFKESLGYSPQDLLGTSVFAPVHPEDRDRVVEEFCQGMKTHGSGRSVYRYRHQNGEYHWFESTGRAFQTALGELRAVVISRDITQRKQWEDALEAIVKGNVIPGSPNFFEVLVGELAKALQVPMVFLSERIELNTSKARTLAFWKQDHFEPSSEYDCIGGPCEEVFQGNPVDQPSGVQHLFPRSETIRALGVEAYYGIPLFNAQNEVVGNLALLDTNPLVLSSQGHNLLKIFAARAGAELERKRAQEEVQNSQDKYRELYDQTPLIYFTVNSQGLILSVNQYGAQVLGYRVEELLGTSAFSVVYEEDRALFQSGLEKGLRESTKGILPEFRKVKKDGTIIWVKETIQAIEKQSGPRVWLLSCEDITERKRTEEALLLSEMQLRHTQKMEAIGTLAGGIAHDFNNILGAILGYSELAMAYATQDERLKSYLNEVVAAGNRARDLVKQILAFSRRSEKDKEAIDLRVVIQDVLKMVRASFPSSIEIRTSLDLESTVIYGDRTQMQQVIMNLCANAEYAMREEGGLLEIALGHECIPEEGIPGVGLCKAGSYLQVMICDTGKGIPLEMVERIFEPFFTTKPAGEGTGLGLAVVHGIVHNHGGGISVSSRPGEGTTFTVLLPRLDVIAPEKPEEIIAWPTGSERVLFVDDEEMLTRWGTQFLSHLGYTVVASVNPYEALDLFRAHPWDFDVVVTDQTMPTMSGEALSRALLGIRSDIPILLCTGFSHTMTQEKAKQLGIRAFLMKPVNGLSLALALRDILDMGSTPESTRIV
- the thiD gene encoding bifunctional hydroxymethylpyrimidine kinase/phosphomethylpyrimidine kinase, which gives rise to MKKAVCTIAGSDCSGGAGIQADLKAMSANGVFGMSVLTSITAQNTRGVSAVFHLPISIITAQLDALFSDIPVTVIKTGMLATSDIITTVSRHLAKQHLEHLVVDPVMVAKGGYPLLEQEAIATLKTELLPQASLLTPNIAEAEMLSGLSIKTLAHAREAAKVIHQFGCQHVLIKGGHLLEQPGTDLLYDGRFFRMFKGGFIQTNTTHGTGCTLASAIAANLAKGKSIPDAIEAAKHYTTEAIRHGLPLGQGNGPTDHFYFLQA
- a CDS encoding alpha/beta fold hydrolase; the encoded protein is METASPTNSWDGRTEAPVSFTGSSGIVTTGIFAQPAASTNRAVILCHGFPSDKNSRTNRRLTDLLIPQSIATFRFDWYGMGDSPEPLSQLRIKKCEEQLDAAIHFLTERSMKALGLIGSSFGGFMAILSAPRYPHLQALGLKCPVVDFSEVLRLELGADAMDRWKRTNHIPDVFGGDRPTPLPYAFFEECLSYDGYNSASRVQAPTLIVHGDQDEIIPVHQIDRLLTSLSVPKDFRLIPGANHQFGRPEDFRLMTTHLANWMIAHLPLS